From the genome of Pseudomonas bubulae:
TTGGCAATGCTGTTGCCGGTGAATACCAGCACCGCACAGAACATCACGATCCCCATCAACAATGGAATATCGCCGCGTAATCCGGCATCGATCGTGGCCTGCCCCAGGCCTGGATAAGCGAACACTTTTTCAGCCAGCAACGAACCGCCGATCAACTCCCCCACCGAGGCAAATTGCAGGCACAAGGCCGGGGTGATGGCATGGCGCAGGATATGAAAGTTGATCAGCGGCCAGCCTTTGTCGCCCTGGGCATGGGCGAAACGAATAAATTCGCTGTTCATCACTTCAGCCACCCGCGAGCGGGTATGCAGGGCGATATTGCCCACGCCCAGTACACCCAGGGCCAGCATGGGCAGGATCAAGTGTCGCAACTCGTCGCCCCAGGTTGCGGTTTCGGCATTGCTGCCGGGGGTCCAGGCGCAGCAGATCGGCGCCCAGTTGAGCGTCACGGCAAACAGTGACAGCAACAGCAGGCCAATCCAGAACGTCGGCATGGATGCCAGCACATAGGACAGCGTCGAAATAAGGCGGTCAGGCCAACGGTTCAAATAACGCCCGGCCGTCAGCCCCATGGCCAGGCCGACGATGCCGGAAAACAGCCAGGCCGAAAACAGCAGTGCAAAGGAGGTGGCAAAACGCTCTCCAATCACCTGCGAGACCGGCGCGTTATAGAGCATTGAATAGCCGAAATCGCCTTGCAGCATTTGCCCGAACCAGCGCAAAAAGCGCTCCCATAACGGCAGATCGAGCCCCCAGCGCGCCGCAATCAATGGATATTGCTCGGGCGGTACATGCAACAGATCGTTACCTATATAGGCCCGGATCGGGTCTACCGGAGAAAAACTGAGCAAGGCAAAGGTGCCCGCTGCCGTTACCAGCAGCAGGCCCAGCAAACGCAGCACAAACAGCGATAGGCCGCGGATCACCGGCAGGTCCACTTCCAGTGATCAACGCTGTTGAGCAGCGACCAGGAACCGTGGATTTCCGGGGCGCCCTTACCCAGATCGATGCACTCATCGGTGAGGTAAGTGTGCTGAACATTGAGCAACCAGGCCCAGGCGGCATCTCCTTTAACGCCGACGCCGGTTTTGCCGTCCCACTCCACTTGCTGCCAGAACGGCACCGCCTGCTGCCAGGTCGGCGCATCGAGGGCTTGCTGCAGATGCTGATCGACAACCGGGTTCTGGTAATAACCGGGGTTGTAGTATTCCACGCCTGCCGCCTTGCTGCTGTAGTGATGGTAAAGCTCCATCGGGTCGAGGCTGCCCCAGCCAAACAGGGTCGGGTTGGCGTGCATGTTGCGCTCAACGGTTTCCCAACTGCCGGACTTCAGGTCTACGTCGATGCCCACGGGCTTGAGCATTGAGCGCACGGCCTGGGCCAGATCCCGGCGAGTGGCATCGCCACTGGCGTACCACAGGGTGATTTTGGCCGGCAGGCCGTTTTTTTCACGGATGCCATGGGCGTTTTCAATCCAGCCTGCGTCTTCCAGTATCTGCCGGGCTTTGTCGGTATCGCCATCCTTGAACAGCGCATCCGGGTTATCCCACGGTAAACCCTGCACGCCGGTGTAGGCCGGGATCGCGTGGCCTTCGAGAATCTGATCGGCAAGCAGTTGGCGATTGATGGCGTAGTTGATGGCTTTGCGGATGGCCACATCAGCCGTCACATCATTGCCAATCGGGTAGCCCTGGGCATCTTTTTTACCGGACGCGAGGGTTGGCATCACGATGCCACGGTTTTCCACACTGGGGCGAACCCACAGTTTCATGCCCGCGGCAGGCGTCACGGCCAGCGCAGGGGCGATGCGCACAATACCCAGCTGCTTGCTTTGGGCGGCAGCGAAAGCGCTGTCTTCATCCAGGAACACAAACACCAGTTTGTTGAAATCGTTCTTCTGCCCTGCGTAGTACGGGTTGGCCTCAACGATCAACTGCTGACCCGGCTGGTAGCTGACCAACCGATAAGGCCCGGCGCCAATCGGCTTTTGCGCGTAGGTTTTGGCGTCGTATTGGTCTGCCGAGACAATCCCCAGCGAACCGAGCACATTGACGAACGTGCTTTGCGGCGCCTTGAGCTCAATACGCACCGTGAGCGGATCAACCGCCTCGGCCTTGAGGAAGTTGCCCATATCGACCTTGCCACCACTGGCCGCCGCATTGTTGTAGGTGTAAGCCACGTCCTTGGCGGTCAGTGGCGAACCGTCGGAGAACTTGAGGTCGGGCTTGAGCTTGAGGGTCCAGGTCTTGCCATCCGCGCTAGCCTGATAATCGCTGAGGAGAAAACCGCTCCAGGACAAATCTTCGTTTTGCTTGAGCAAAGGGCTGTGCAACAGCAGATAACTGCCGTGGCTCCAGCCCAGCATTGGATCAAAGCCTTCAGTGGGCTCATCACCAATGGCCAGTTGCAGGGTGCGATCCTGCGCTGAGACAACAGGCGCTGCCAACACACTCAACAAGGCCGCAGCCACCAGGGTGTTACGCATCCATGCGGGTTTTGACATCTATCCTCCTGATATGAAATGGCCTCGCCCAAACGGGCCGTACGCAGGTTATCGCGCCCCACAGTAATAGCAGGCTGATTTTAAATAGCCAGTTATGCATCTGATTTTTTAGGGGTTTTCCAGGCGATACGTCTTACCTTGTAACAATTGCCACAGGTCAGGTTCCCCGGGCATGACTGTGCTATACCAATGGGTACGCTTATTCAGTCACGCCATACAGACACAGCTGACAGAGGTTCGCATGTTCAAAGGATTAGCCGGTCACCTCACAGAAAAAAACGTTCACTCGATCAACACCTTGCCGTCCAACAATATCGAATTGTTCGACTGCTATGCCGGTTTGATCCTGGGCCACCTGTACCGTAACTTCCCCTTGCCCATCACCCTGACTGCCGAGCGCTTTATCGACTACAAAGGCCTGGCGGACAGCAACCGCGAGGCGCTGGAAAAAGAAGAGAACCTGTTCCTGGCCACGGTCAAATGGCTGGCGGATATTGGCTACATCCACTTCGACGGCATGTCGGGCGTAGCCTTTTACGAAGTGGTTCTGACCAACAGCGGGCTGCTGATCCTGCGCGCTTACCCGGAAGGCACCGACACTGCGCCGACCCTGGGCGAAAAACTGGCGCAGTGCGTCAACAACGAAAACACCGCCGATATGAGAGCGCTGGTAACCCAGGCACTGAGTCTGGGCGTGCGCATGATCAGCCCGATGAGTCGGTCGGGGATTTAAGCCAGGCCCATCAATGCACTTGGCCATGAACGCTCACCGTGACCAAGTGCATTTAAACAGCCATTATCCTCCACTCACTACCCGCCGCCCTCCCACCCGCCACCCCAGCTGAATCCCGGCTGCCGCGATTAAAATCGCCGCCACGCCCACCCATTGCAGCGGTTCCAGGCGATGGCCAAAGGCAAACCAGTCCACAAATATCGCTGCAATGGGGTAGATAAAGCTCAGTGCTCCGATCAATGCCGTGGGCAGTTTCTGGATTGCTCCGTAGAGCAGTACATACATCAAGCCGGTATGGACTACGCCAAGCGTCAGTAAGGCGCCCCACGCCTGTGCGCCAGCAGGCAGCTCAGTGACGTTGGCCAGGGGTGCCAGCAGCAGTGCGCCGGTGCTGACCTGGATCAGCGCGATCAGGTGCGGGGGGATCCCGCGCAGGCGTTTGATGATCAGCACGGCCACGGCGTACATCAAGGCCGCACTCAGCGCCAGGGCAATCCCCAGCAAGTACTCACTGCCGCTCTCCCCTTGCCCGTGGTGGGCGCTGACGATCGTCAACATGCCCACAAACGACACCACCAGCCAGGCCAGTTTGTGCAGGGTTATTCTTTCACCCAGGAACAACGCTGCCAGACCGAGCAGGATAAATGGCTGAACGTTGTAGACCGCCGTACCAATGGCGATTGAGGCCCTGGAGTAGGACGCGAACAACAACACCCAGTTGGCAACGATGGCCACGCCGCTCAAAACTACCAGCGCAAAGGTAGTGCGGTTCAGCAGACCGCGGCGTAAAAAACCCATCCGCGCACAGATCAGCAGCAACGTCACCGCGCCAAACACACAGCGCCAGAACACCACATCCAGCACTGCTTGCCCGCTTAGCAGGACAAGCCAGCCAATGGTGCCGGAGATAAGCATGGCTGCGACCATTTCCAGCGAACCGCGTTGCGTGGTTTTGTCCATATTTGCCTCCCTCAAAGTAGGAAACAGTATGGCAATCGCGATTCATGCAGCGCCATAATCCAGAAAAGGCAATTCGTCATTTTTGCCTTTAGTGTTAAGGCATTCTGCCAATTTGGCCTAAGGAGCAAAGATGAGCGACGAGATAGATCAGCTGTTGATCAGCGCACTGATGCAAGACTCACGCAGCTCCCTGAAAACACTGGCCAGCCTCAGCGGCCTGTCGTCACCCAGCGTCGCCGAGCGCATTCGCAAGCTCGAAGAGCGCGAAGTGATCAAGGGTTACACCGTGGAAGTCGATCCCAAAGCCTTTGGCTATCAACTCCAGGCCATCATCCGCATTCGACCGCTACCGGGGCAGTTGCAGGAAGTGGAGCGCCAGATCCAGAACATCCCCCAGTTCACCGAGTGCGACAAGGTGACGGGCGATGACTGTTTTATTGCCCGTCTGCATGTGCGTTCAATCGAGCAATTGGACAGCCTGCTTGATGGCCTCAATGCTTACGCCGAAACCAATACGTCGATCATCAAAAAAAGCCCGGTCAAACGCCGGTTGCCGCCCATGGCCTGAGTGCGCCCCTCCCTAAGCATGGGCCTGAACCACCCACTTCACTTTCGCGAGGCCCTCACGCAGGGCCGTCATGCCCACCGAGCCCAGCGCCAGCCTTATCGCATGGGGCACATGGGCCGAAGTTGCAAAGGGCTGCGCGGTCGACACCGAGACCTGCTCACGCGCCAACGCCGCAACAACCTGGTCCGCCCGGGCGTCCTCTGACAGAGGCAACCAGACAAAGTAGGACGAAGGATGGCGGATCCTGTGCAACCCCGCCAACTGCTCATCAGCAATGAGCTGCCTTGCCTGTGCGTCTTTGCGCTTTTGCGACTCCAGCCGGGTCACGGTGCCATCGTCGAGCCAGGCACTGGTGATAGCGGTCATCACACCGGGAGCATTCCAGGCAGTCACTCGGATTATCCGCTCAAGGACACTGACCTTTTCTGCGGGCGCGACGATAAAGCCCACGCGTAAAC
Proteins encoded in this window:
- a CDS encoding Lrp/AsnC family transcriptional regulator, whose amino-acid sequence is MSDEIDQLLISALMQDSRSSLKTLASLSGLSSPSVAERIRKLEEREVIKGYTVEVDPKAFGYQLQAIIRIRPLPGQLQEVERQIQNIPQFTECDKVTGDDCFIARLHVRSIEQLDSLLDGLNAYAETNTSIIKKSPVKRRLPPMA
- a CDS encoding DMT family transporter; protein product: MDKTTQRGSLEMVAAMLISGTIGWLVLLSGQAVLDVVFWRCVFGAVTLLLICARMGFLRRGLLNRTTFALVVLSGVAIVANWVLLFASYSRASIAIGTAVYNVQPFILLGLAALFLGERITLHKLAWLVVSFVGMLTIVSAHHGQGESGSEYLLGIALALSAALMYAVAVLIIKRLRGIPPHLIALIQVSTGALLLAPLANVTELPAGAQAWGALLTLGVVHTGLMYVLLYGAIQKLPTALIGALSFIYPIAAIFVDWFAFGHRLEPLQWVGVAAILIAAAGIQLGWRVGGRRVVSGG
- a CDS encoding ABC transporter permease, with protein sequence MIRGLSLFVLRLLGLLLVTAAGTFALLSFSPVDPIRAYIGNDLLHVPPEQYPLIAARWGLDLPLWERFLRWFGQMLQGDFGYSMLYNAPVSQVIGERFATSFALLFSAWLFSGIVGLAMGLTAGRYLNRWPDRLISTLSYVLASMPTFWIGLLLLSLFAVTLNWAPICCAWTPGSNAETATWGDELRHLILPMLALGVLGVGNIALHTRSRVAEVMNSEFIRFAHAQGDKGWPLINFHILRHAITPALCLQFASVGELIGGSLLAEKVFAYPGLGQATIDAGLRGDIPLLMGIVMFCAVLVFTGNSIANALLLRLNRGAARQV
- a CDS encoding ABC transporter substrate-binding protein yields the protein MSKPAWMRNTLVAAALLSVLAAPVVSAQDRTLQLAIGDEPTEGFDPMLGWSHGSYLLLHSPLLKQNEDLSWSGFLLSDYQASADGKTWTLKLKPDLKFSDGSPLTAKDVAYTYNNAAASGGKVDMGNFLKAEAVDPLTVRIELKAPQSTFVNVLGSLGIVSADQYDAKTYAQKPIGAGPYRLVSYQPGQQLIVEANPYYAGQKNDFNKLVFVFLDEDSAFAAAQSKQLGIVRIAPALAVTPAAGMKLWVRPSVENRGIVMPTLASGKKDAQGYPIGNDVTADVAIRKAINYAINRQLLADQILEGHAIPAYTGVQGLPWDNPDALFKDGDTDKARQILEDAGWIENAHGIREKNGLPAKITLWYASGDATRRDLAQAVRSMLKPVGIDVDLKSGSWETVERNMHANPTLFGWGSLDPMELYHHYSSKAAGVEYYNPGYYQNPVVDQHLQQALDAPTWQQAVPFWQQVEWDGKTGVGVKGDAAWAWLLNVQHTYLTDECIDLGKGAPEIHGSWSLLNSVDHWKWTCR